CAGGAGCGTGGTAACCTCTTACAGTTCGTTTGTTCTGTGCAGGAACATTCGGAACTGAGCTGTAGGTATAGATGCGAGAAATACGGGAGTGTCGCTATCGCTATTACGGGAGCGATATCTTTCGAAAAGTCGGCTCCCACTGATCGGCTTTATTGTTCCGTTCAGCGGCAAGTATGAACATACACGTCTTGCGAAAGCATGTCCTTTATTTCGTCATCCAGTGACAGCTGCTCAGTGACGTGCAAAGCCGGATGCTGAGACTTGGTGCTCCACAAGTGAGGTTGGTGCCAGGGCATGACGAGCGATGTAGGTAATTTGTTTCGTGAGTTTACTAGTGGCCTGTGGGCCTCACCGTCGCAGACAGGCGAAAGCACCCTACAAGCTCACCACCGTTGATGACGTTTGCTCTTATGAGTACAGCGCGGCCCTGAAACCAAACATTAAGTAAATAGTTGTGAACTAGTGAATTAGTCAACTAGCGAACTAGCAACAAATTATCGTTTGGTAAAGTTTCGGAAAGCGGCCGCTTTTAGCAACGTCGCTCTCGTTGAGACACTTTTCTTCATTCATGTTCAAATGTTAACCAACAGTCTGAAAGCCATTTGCGTGTACTCCCGTTGTTTCTCTTTAAAGCTAGTCACTGCAACGCAACCACTTCAAACGCTTTAACGTCGTTGCATTGCCGGTACTTTCATAATACGTGATAACACGACCTCCGCGACCGGGTGACGCACGTACCACGCACGTTGAGAACATCTTGACTCGGTCCCACATCATTTATTTGCTCCTTTCTTGCTTTCTGCCCTTTTTGCCACGTTGAATTCAAGCGTCACCAAGGTTGCTTGTAATGCATATTTGTGTGGGTGTACTTGCATGTTCCCACCCTGCGAAGGCATTGTGAATGATCGCactatctataaataaataaacaaaaatcagAGGCCTTGATCAGAGCTTCGAACGACCAGTTCCATTCAGCGCGCTCGTAATGACGACTCGGTCCGCATAGCCTTATAACGCAGTTGGCATTTTTGGGAACTTCACCGAGTTTGCGGTACGTATGTTCGCTTGTCCTTGGCTAACCTCCTGCACGCCAATCGTCAGTCAGTGGGTactccatggtctaatgggtgtATAGCATGGAGCTGCTGTGTCGAGGAAACCGGGCTCGAAACAAACCACCGGACAAACTTGGGGTCACTAGGTGCACGCATTGGTTATGTgcccgctcttcaatgaacctctctgacgTCAAGatgggtgactgggtatgtgccTCTGGATATGTGCCGGTCTTGAGGGACAGGAAGAAAATACGGTTCTTTAAAAGGTGAAAAATATTAAAGCTGAAATTAAATTTTAAATACGCAGGTCCGCGCGTCATGTAACACATCGTCAAATGTGGCGCATAAATAGCTGAATAAAAAGTATTGGATGACGTTTGAGTCCTAAGCGCCTACCCAGAATGGCTAAATCAAATCAAACCAGATCAATTTATTCGGACATTAACATGTCTGAACGTGAACATGAAAAGTGCATGCATCCGCGCTCTCAAATAATTTACATACATAACTATAAACTCTCCACAGATTTTAAGTACGCATTGCGTCGTTTTATACAGACTGATCTTTTTTATACGCTGCAGAGACTATCTTTAAACCGGCACTCAATGAATTATTCCGACAGAGTCCTTCACGAGCATGCTGCTTTATCTCTGCTTCCTCTTCCCTCTCAACAGAGTATAAGGCTAAATGTCTATTACCTCACGCCGACCTTTCTGCGTTTCCTCAATAAATTCGCGTCcctccctctctttttctttctctctctctctctctctctctctctctctctctttgtgggTTGAATACGTTTTAATAAATATCCCAGGCAGGTTGTCTGTAGTAATTTATTGACACTGAAGCGCAAGACGTGTGAAGGCTCATCATTTCCAGCATTTCGAGTTCATTCGCTGTCTATAGACACAATATAGTACGCTCATTTTTCTATGCATTTACATATAAAATTTGAGCAATACGTTTACACGTCTTCGACACCTTCTATGTAAACTTATGTCAGGGCAGTCCGGACCTCGTTCTTTCTCGTTTGAGTTTACCTTGAGGGTATTCCAGGCAGTTTGAGTCAGCTTATAATGGAGGTAGCCCGTGAACAGGCCCGGCGGCACAGGGCACTCGCTTCTCCATGCGCTGGCGATCTGCACCTCTATTTCGTTTCGGGCGTAGCACAAATTGTACGAGCTGAAGTATACAGAGAAATTAAACAAATTGTCAGGATCGCTAAAGTCGCTTCTTTAAACTTCTTTAAACAAGTGCGCGCTCTGTATACTGTAATGGACCCGTattaccgaccgaccgaccgaccgactcactcactcactcactcactcactcactcactcattcaaaAAACGAAAGAGGGGTAGTGGCCGTCATGCCTCCTCCTTTCCCGGTATAGACGTATAGACAACGAAAGCTGGCACAAGCCCGGCACAGTGCTGTTGTAACTAGTAGGCGAGGAGGAAATAGAGAGGAGGGGAAACTATTTGCTGCACCTTCGTAGCTTGAGACGCTTGTGGCGAAGGTGCTGCGGTAAGGAGGTATAGAGATAAACGGAAAGAACTGAATGAGAAacggaggggaaaaaaaaaggaactgcgcCCAGGAACAAGTATGGTCTTTTGTAGCTGCAGACAATGTGTGAGTAGGTTAGGCCGCTTCCATGGCAGCCATTTTCCACGTAGCGTCCAAATACGCCTATTAGGTGGAGACCTATAGGTGGATAGACCTATTAGGGTGGTTGGGGACAAACACCCTTCGTCAAGCGTTGAGGACCCATAACAACCGAGCACCTAGCCGGAAGTGCGCTTGTGCCTATTTTACCTGTGCTGCTTGTGAGGTCATGCATATTGACAGCGTCTGTACGGGACTAATGCGTATTTTGTCTATAAACATAGCAACATACGTTTCTCAGGAAACCAAATAGTCAAGCTAACTCGTTTTGAGAACTTTCTCCACACGCAGACAGCCCACGCATGCGGATTGCAAGGAAATCCATAAAGTAATATGACCTGCATAGAGGCAGTTCGGCGACGAACTTCAAAAAGGAAAGCTTTGCTAATCGTTTCTTTAGCCAATGAATTACCTTTGCTCGCCAAATAAATGTGTTTAAAGTACCAAAGTATTAAACTGATTCAGAGTTGCTGTTTAGCGTTCCTTCAAGCTACCCTTAAGCACACATTGTCGCCTTACCATGATCCGACTTCGTCGATGCAGGGAATGTGGGGACCACCGGCGATGGACATGATTACGTCAAGGAGCGGATTGTCCCGCAGCCTCTGCGTAAACTCGACGGTGTAGTTCACAGACATGACCTTGTCCACCGTGGCGTTCGTGATCACCACATCGGTCACGTATACCATCTCGCTGTCTGGAAGAGTGCGACTATAAGACGCGTCGCAATCACCAGCAAGAAATACTTCGTTACTCTCGCTAGCCCTCTCATCGCGCCTATCATGGTCAAAGAACGTGCCCGATACTAAGCCACCTTTAGTCTTACCACTTCTCGCCACCTCCCTTATATTGAGCGGTGCATAAAGCGGGGCGGCAGGTTCATTACTCTTCTACCTAGACCGCTGGTTGATATTGTCTCACATTTCACACAACGCTTCTGTTACTACCCTTGAGAGCGTTGCTTGCTTGTCTCCTTTAAAATAGAGAATGAGTGCGCGTCGTCAGGGCCAATGTCATTTAAACAAATGTTGATATTCATGCAGAGGTATGGTGCCGCAATCTCTGATACCTATGTTAAAAGGCGCGTTTCACCATACAGGCGACAGATGGCACCACCCTTTCGTTGCAATGAAATTGGCATCTTTTAAGGGCGTCACCACAGAAAACTCGCACCTCGGCTTTATTTCGAATAAAACCGGCATTTAATGCTCTCAGATCTTGTGTGAAACGGAACCCATTGCAAAATGAGCGTTATTCGTACAAAATGTTCACAAATTCGAACATTACATGCGAAATTTAAATGGAAATTAACTAGCGCTTGAGCAGCGCAAGTCATCTATACTTTATGTTCCTATTTAGGCAACAGGGAGTAGATATCTCCCATGCGTCACTATACATTACTGCGACTGCTATTGAAAACTCGAAACGGAGTTGTTCATGCCCGTCCGACCGTTGTTTCCGTTCATAATTATTGTTAAGCTGCCGCCCCGATTCCGTAGTCATCGTTATTTTGTGTTGGAGCATCTAACTGTTTAGGTCTCTtgaattgtgcactgagagctaAAAGGATGCCAGCTTTGACCCTTGTGCGTCAGACTCGCTACTCACCGGGCCTCCTAGATTGGTAAGCACAGCGTATTGATGATTTCCTGCTTTTCGGTCACAAGATCCTCCGGAATGCgcagatgcctttttttttctataggccGTTAAAAACTCAAAACTAGGTTCACAGTCTATATCGTCCGTCACTCCCTTCAAGTTGCTGTCGCTAAAAGGAAGCTTCAAGTCGccagctcctatctaaatacacggaaATTGATTGAGAAATCATTCTCCTCGGCCATTGattatgtttgttgcatttaaagtgAGTTGAACTCTCATAACTACACGAAGCGAATTTTTCATTTATGCCATTGTTCCCGTGGAAAGATTTCAGAACTTCCCGCAATTGTAGAAAACTGAAGTATCAAGGTTACAACTATGTAATCAAGCAATAAATATACATTAGACTTCTAAACGAGAAACTAATAGCACACCTAAGTGGGACAGCGCTGATGTATTATGTTTTTATCGAAACATGCCCATAATTTATTCCCAACGTTCCAAGGAATAATTCATTGATGAACATAAAACCTGGTTTGAGCAACCTTGGCGGTGAAATGGTATAGCATCTACTTTGCACATACCGCAGCAATAAACGTATAGCCTACATCCACGTAATTATATATGGAACATCAGGTGACGGtgaaaatttgcctggagtgtccatataattgctatcgcgttAAAGTTTACGCACGTCGGTGCCCACCGGAATCCGAGCTCGTACCTCTGCTGCAATTTACAGCGGGCAAGTGGAAGCGCTTACCACTGCCCTGTGGCAGCTTTGGCGCTTGCTACTTTACGTGAGGATTtgctacctccccccccccccccgattctgAAAGTAGCGATGTGTGTGCATGCATTTCAAAAGCCATGATAGACAGTACCGCAATTGAGGCGTTGTGTGCATCTCAAAGATCTTGTTTTTGACAAATGTATCTGCTAATTACCTCTTGCACCCTCTATTGCGATAGCTGACTTAATTCGGTACTTGCATGTTCTCGGTCACTTCACTTAATCCTAAGCAGTAATCTTATAATCTAAGCGTCTGGCTTTATTGCGATCTTAGTCTCCCTTTTCCTCACAGTGAAAAACAGTCGTTATTCATCCTAAAACCCCCAAAACCAGCAGTAAGCACTCTGGTCGAGGATGCCATGCGGTTGTAATCGTAACGCCTCCTATGACTCCTTCAGGAGCTCGCATCTTTTCTTTCAACGCTTGTTACTTAAACAGCCGTTACAagccttcatatatttttttacaaGAAGCGCCTGGAACATAGCTCCCCTTGATGTAATGCATCGCCGTAAATTGGCAGTAACTGCCGCTTACCAAAACAGTAATTAATGGTTGGCGATTGGGTCCACCCATGACACAAAATTAGGAGAGCCAAAATGCAGAGTCCTGCGACACACATTTGCTTCGCCGCTAATATAACCCCGcagtttctgtttctttctttttttttccctttgcaaTAGAATGCTTTGACGCATGTGCAACAGCCATAAAAATGATGAATGCAGCCTCTTCGTCTTTATAGAGCAATGCCGCCATCTACGCGGTTCTGAGTGCATGCCGGCCAATGTGTTCGTTTCAGCACACACATGCTGCCAGCTGGCCCCATCTGACGACAGAAGTTGGAAATGGCTCGCTTAGTAGCGCTTGAACTCGCAAGAGGCGCGCGCGCGTGCAATGGAGGAAAAGGTCACGAAAGGTGGCAACCAAGTACATGTTAATtcaaagtgtaaatagacaaccaggggTCATAAAAAAGCAAGTGAGAGAAACACAGACGGTAAATTGGATGTAAAGGATGGAAACTAATCGGATACCAAGGAGATTTACAAAAACAGCAAGAGGGAAATTTAGAGGGAAAATTTATGTGAGAACGCAGAGGAGcaatgccttgctatttgaggcccgagcttGCTGCCTGAAGACAAAACCTTACCAGAGCAAATATGCTCCACCGGATGAGGCATGTCCGAGCTGCAAAAAGTCCGTAAATGACTCAGAACATTGTAATAGAGTACCATAATATTAAACCAGCGAGACTACGGGGGAATGTCCACCTTCCACGAGCGTTAGAATTCAAAGAAGATGGaaggattaactggtcagcagtcgagataagcaagagacgtttaaagCATTGGTATAAAACAAGCAGGGAAGAGAATGATAGAACTGGAGTCATTGGAAGCGTAAGTAGCGGTACAATATAGCGACAAATGTTTTAAATACGAAACATAACATTGAGATCATATAGGCAGAACGCTAGATGGCGCTAGATGCAGTAAAACCTGATtaagtcaagcaggctaggtgactgtttgtcgtCTCCCCACTTCAGAGGAGATGCCTATAAACATCATCACCGTCACCAGGCAATAATTCTATGATGTACAGCTTGTATTGGAACCAGGTGGTGGTTTGGGGGTGCAGATGGTGGTAGTGACCACTacgatgatgacaatgatgatgatgatgatgatgatgagaaggaggaggagaattCCTTTGCGGGCAGTGGTACCTGCCCACTCTGACGAATCGGCCAAAGGTCTTGTTGCTTTCGTAAGTGAATTGAAGAAGTAATTTTTAAATTGCAGCAATATTATTACGCAAATCATTCTGACCAGGAGAAGTTCCGCTCCTTGGTATACAAACTGCTAGTTTGCGGGGCGCACCGATGCCTCCACCCTTCGTTCCCAGCAGCGTTTTGTTGTCGCCTCGGAAAGATGGGGAGAGGGGCGCGTACGCCTGATCTCGTTTCTATAACCACATGGTTGCTCTGTGACGTGGCGTACGCGCCAATAATCTCGATGTTGTATGTACCTCTAGGAATGGAATGTGGTAAGGTTGACAATTATTTATTCGCTCTGCGTTTGCGGTCCAAAAGGTGGAGCACCCGGACGCTGCACTGGGAAACCCTTGTTGAGATAGCACCAGCGAATgtattttaacttttttttattggaaaCGCCCGAAACCAGGATACAGCTAGAGCAACCTGACTACATACCTACCACTAAGTTTTTGGTAAGAGGCAAATTTACTCCGACACTGCAGTGCAGTTCTACCCAATGCCGTGAAATACGTACGGCATGGTGTGGCATGCTTTCAGAATGTATTCTTTTTAGTGCCCAACTGCAGCCCTCTACACATCAGGGCTGTGTCACCCTCGTTGCAGACGCCAATCTTGCGGCAGCCTTATCAAGGTGATTCCACTTTGCAATTTTCCGGCGCCTTGATAGTCCTCATGCTGTAGTTTCGTCGTCGATCGTGATTCGCTGAAGCTCCGTGGCCTTGCCgtcacaatttatttttattacaaagtcgttctttcttctctttttttaacACTCGGGTATTCGCGGCCTGAATCTCGTGTTCGTTGAGTTTCTATTCGAATAATACCGATTGATTAGGCAAGCCCCTGAAGCATTCTTTAGCGCTAGTTGAATCCGTAAGCACCGGTGTTTAGGCTCTAGTACCTCaagagtcacaaaatattgcgctGGGCATGTTTCCTGATTGTAGATATCCAGTCATGGGCCATGTCAACGCTTAACTGTAAGATTCCCATCCTTTCAAAACACTT
The nucleotide sequence above comes from Dermacentor andersoni chromosome 10, qqDerAnde1_hic_scaffold, whole genome shotgun sequence. Encoded proteins:
- the LOC126544781 gene encoding uncharacterized protein; protein product: MCVAGLCILALLILCHGWTQSPTINYCFDSEMVYVTDVVITNATVDKVMSVNYTVEFTQRLRDNPLLDVIMSIAGGPHIPCIDEVGSCSYNLCYARNEIEVQIASAWRSECPVPPGLFTGYLHYKLTQTAWNTLKGRAVLIRANVINGGELVGCFRLSATVRPTGH